A genomic segment from Arcobacter acticola encodes:
- a CDS encoding glycerophosphodiester phosphodiesterase family protein — translation MSLFKNRFIAHRGLHNNLIPENSLLSFSKALEYNYAIEFDLTITKDEKVVVFHDDNLLRLCNVDKDIENVTYSHLQELNLHNSNEKIPLFKEVLYLVNGKIALIIEIKKHNSIGVLEDNIVKLLNNYDGEYFICSFERNVLTWFKNNNPHLKRGLIFESNPKKFEKYNKILFLYKYYKTKADFISLDYKLLDSSVYDFCKKNNLELITWTIKNKEDYENIKKKVNGVIFEKFIL, via the coding sequence ATGAGTTTATTTAAAAATAGATTTATCGCTCATAGGGGTTTACACAATAACTTAATACCTGAAAACTCATTATTGTCTTTTTCAAAGGCTCTTGAATATAACTATGCGATTGAGTTTGATTTGACAATCACAAAAGATGAAAAAGTAGTTGTATTTCATGATGATAATTTGCTTAGATTGTGTAATGTTGATAAAGATATAGAAAATGTTACATACTCACATTTACAAGAACTGAACCTTCATAATAGTAATGAAAAAATACCCTTATTTAAAGAAGTTTTATATTTAGTAAATGGAAAAATTGCCCTTATAATAGAAATAAAAAAGCATAATAGTATTGGAGTATTAGAAGACAATATAGTTAAGTTATTAAACAATTACGATGGTGAATATTTTATTTGTTCCTTTGAAAGAAATGTATTAACTTGGTTTAAAAATAATAACCCACATTTAAAAAGAGGATTGATATTTGAATCAAATCCAAAGAAGTTTGAAAAATATAATAAAATACTTTTTTTATATAAATACTACAAAACAAAAGCAGACTTTATCTCTTTAGATTATAAATTATTAGATAGTTCAGTCTATGATTTTTGTAAAAAGAATAATTTAGAATTAATAACTTGGACCATAAAAAATAAAGAAGATTATGAAAATATAAAAAAAAAAGTAAATGGAGTAATTTTTGAGAAGTTTATTCTTTAG
- a CDS encoding response regulator transcription factor — protein sequence MQNNFTNKLNAFSVLYVEDEDGIRKNIEEILRHLFKETNSASNASEAYAKYLEFNPDLIITDIKMGAETGIDLIKKIRKSDSKTRIIISSAHTDLDYLLQAAELHLVKYIVKPITQDKLMNALEAFVNTYNEDKIYNLDPNWIFDYKESIISNGNEIFTLTKKENTFLRLLITKNRLITYEELENSVWDDDSIMTANAMRLFIKNFRKKLPQNFLKNIQGLGYKLIKE from the coding sequence ATGCAAAATAATTTTACAAATAAACTTAATGCTTTTTCTGTTTTATATGTAGAAGATGAAGATGGAATCAGAAAAAATATTGAAGAAATCTTACGGCATTTATTTAAAGAAACCAATAGTGCTTCAAATGCAAGTGAAGCCTATGCGAAATACTTAGAATTTAATCCTGATTTAATTATTACAGATATAAAAATGGGTGCTGAAACAGGAATTGATTTAATTAAAAAGATTAGAAAATCTGATTCAAAAACTAGAATTATTATAAGCTCTGCACATACAGATTTAGATTATTTGCTACAAGCTGCTGAACTTCACCTTGTAAAATATATAGTAAAACCTATAACTCAAGATAAACTAATGAATGCATTAGAAGCTTTTGTTAATACCTACAATGAAGATAAAATATATAACCTTGATCCAAATTGGATTTTTGATTATAAGGAATCAATCATCTCAAATGGAAATGAAATATTTACTTTAACAAAAAAAGAAAACACTTTTTTAAGACTTCTCATTACTAAAAATAGACTTATTACATATGAAGAGTTAGAAAATAGTGTTTGGGATGATGACTCAATTATGACAGCAAATGCCATGAGACTTTTTATTAAAAATTTTAGGAAAAAACTTCCTCAAAATTTTCTAAAAAATATTCAAGGCCTTGGATATAAATTAATTAAGGAATAA
- a CDS encoding radical SAM/SPASM domain-containing protein — MHIEITNICNLKCTFCPPKILPNGTMSLEKFDDLNFQLKPYTKELAYHMVGDPLVLSNLNEYLNISLKHDLKVNITTTANNINEKHYKALMNPTIKQINFSINSYNANSHKKSLDEYLNPILDFVKFAQEQKHEYFINFRIWNLDEEKSAKEFNKKVFDKINETFNTNIDLENVYKERPKNIRIDRKIFFNFDEYFNWPSLENEIVSSNGFCYGLDSHFGILTSGDVVPCCLDQNACINLGNTNTTQISDILNSNRVKAIQNGFRKNIVVEELCQKCEYRTRFDK; from the coding sequence GTGCATATAGAAATTACAAATATTTGTAACTTAAAGTGTACATTTTGTCCTCCAAAAATTCTTCCAAATGGAACAATGAGTTTAGAAAAATTTGATGATTTGAATTTTCAATTAAAACCATATACAAAAGAGTTAGCTTATCATATGGTTGGTGATCCATTAGTTCTATCAAATTTAAATGAGTATTTAAATATTAGTTTAAAACATGATTTAAAAGTAAATATCACAACAACAGCTAATAATATAAATGAAAAGCACTATAAAGCTTTGATGAATCCAACAATTAAACAAATAAATTTTTCTATAAATTCATATAATGCAAATTCCCATAAAAAATCTTTAGATGAGTATCTAAATCCAATTTTAGATTTTGTAAAATTTGCACAAGAACAAAAACATGAATATTTTATAAACTTTAGAATTTGGAATTTAGATGAAGAAAAAAGTGCAAAAGAATTCAATAAAAAAGTATTTGATAAAATAAATGAAACTTTTAATACAAATATAGATTTAGAAAATGTATATAAAGAACGTCCTAAAAATATAAGGATAGATAGAAAAATATTTTTCAATTTTGATGAATATTTTAACTGGCCGAGTTTAGAAAATGAAATAGTTTCTTCAAATGGTTTTTGTTATGGTTTAGATTCTCACTTTGGAATATTAACAAGTGGAGATGTGGTTCCTTGTTGTTTGGACCAAAATGCTTGTATAAATCTTGGAAATACAAATACTACACAAATAAGTGATATTTTAAATTCAAACAGAGTAAAAGCAATTCAAAATGGTTTTAGAAAAAATATTGTTGTAGAAGAACTTTGTCAAAAGTGTGAATATAGAACTAGATTCGATAAATAA
- a CDS encoding TRAP transporter large permease — translation MVIGTLFILLFALMLIGVPVAVSLGATTLITSFLFTDMDLMGISSKIFDGLNKYTLMAIPMFILAGALLSRGSSAMRIINFAKSLVGHLPGGLPIAAILASIIFAAVSGSSPATVAAIGSVMYGAIKQAGYNEQFAIGTIATSGTLGILIPPSIVFIVFGVTADQSIGKLFMAGVIPGLMIGIMMMIATYFLAKRSGFKATKPATFKERFTAFKDSFWALLIIVVVIGGIYGGIFTPTEAGAFSVMYAFFVSFFIYKDTKYKDLYRIILDSAQTSSMIFFIIANAMLFAHFLTDEQIPQHITQLILEANVGPLMFLLIVNILLLLMGQFMEPSSVVMITVPLLLPIGIALGIDPIHLGVIMVVNMEIGMITPPVGLNLFVASGITGLSLKQVIVASLPMTGILLIGLMLITYIPEISLWLPRLMYG, via the coding sequence ATGGTTATCGGTACTTTATTTATTTTACTTTTCGCTCTTATGTTAATAGGAGTTCCAGTTGCTGTTTCATTAGGAGCTACAACATTAATAACTTCATTTCTTTTTACAGATATGGATTTAATGGGTATTTCATCTAAAATTTTTGATGGATTAAACAAGTATACACTTATGGCTATCCCTATGTTTATTTTAGCAGGTGCTTTACTTTCACGTGGTTCATCTGCAATGAGAATTATTAATTTTGCAAAAAGCTTAGTTGGACATCTTCCAGGTGGTCTTCCAATTGCTGCTATTCTTGCATCTATTATTTTTGCGGCTGTTAGTGGAAGTTCTCCTGCTACTGTTGCTGCTATTGGTTCTGTTATGTATGGAGCTATTAAACAAGCTGGATATAACGAACAATTTGCTATTGGTACTATTGCAACATCAGGAACTCTTGGAATTTTAATTCCACCTTCTATTGTATTTATCGTATTTGGGGTAACTGCTGATCAATCTATTGGAAAGCTATTCATGGCTGGAGTTATTCCTGGACTTATGATTGGTATTATGATGATGATTGCTACATATTTCTTAGCAAAAAGAAGTGGATTCAAAGCTACAAAACCTGCTACTTTTAAAGAACGATTTACAGCATTTAAAGATTCTTTTTGGGCTTTATTAATTATTGTTGTTGTTATTGGTGGAATCTATGGGGGTATTTTTACTCCAACAGAAGCCGGTGCGTTTAGTGTTATGTATGCATTTTTTGTTTCATTCTTTATTTATAAAGATACAAAATATAAAGATTTATATAGAATTATTTTAGATTCAGCACAAACAAGTTCAATGATTTTCTTCATTATTGCTAATGCAATGTTATTTGCGCACTTTTTAACAGATGAGCAAATTCCTCAACATATCACTCAACTGATATTAGAAGCTAATGTTGGACCATTAATGTTCTTATTAATAGTAAATATTTTACTTTTATTAATGGGACAATTTATGGAACCAAGTTCTGTGGTAATGATTACAGTACCTCTATTACTTCCAATTGGTATTGCTTTAGGAATAGATCCTATTCACTTAGGTGTTATTATGGTTGTAAATATGGAAATAGGAATGATAACCCCACCTGTGGGACTCAATCTCTTTGTAGCCAGTGGAATAACGGGGCTTAGTCTAAAACAAGTTATTGTTGCATCTTTACCGATGACAGGAATATTACTTATTGGATTAATGCTAATAACTTATATTCCAGAAATTTCTCTTTGGTTGCCAAGATTAATGTATGGATAA
- a CDS encoding ABC transporter substrate-binding protein: MKNILKIIIILFVLITNLTFANEKSITKPLEKDILRLEWKHQFEFAGFYAALEKGYYKDIGIDLEIKEFEEGINISEEVLSGKATFGISSSALILERLKNKPVVLIGSYFKQNALALVTKPEIKTPSDLKNKKILAVDWEMGHTSLGVMLKDYGINENDYTLVKHDFKVDKFLNGEVDAMSIFTTSQPFELDKLGIKYNILNPANFGIYSYDVELFTSEFVINKDLEKVKDFVNATNKGWAYAFENKEEIIDLIYDKYTKRKTKEALLYEANKTEEIFKTNVFKIGAIVPELIKLNADMYANLNLVDKNFNINTILKNYYITQDKLPIINFTEEEKAFLRKKPIIKVHNELNWPPYNYSINNKAEGFSIDYMNLLASKIGLEVQYISGFSWNEYIEKLEKNEIDIMLNISKTPSREEKFQFTSAYTKNIDAIFVKKDNNNLKSLNDFKGKTLAVIDGFYEEDVLKKHYPDIKLLVVKDSLEGLKKVAFGQADGAFDNFVVGNYFIEKNFITNIKPAFEIKNSNFNLDMHIAVNKNNTVLKNILEKVKKEITQEELNLINEKIFTANKISKNTIALTKEEQLYLDKKQIITMCIDPNREPFEKLDVNNNHIGIAGDYIKLLTDRLGIQIKIIPTKNTEESTAFSKNKKCDLLNFINQTSSRDQWLDFTDTIFIDENVIIGRIEMPEIKDLSKINATIAIPKGTAMYEKIEKEFPNLIIVPVNSQKEAFDYVEQKKADLTIHSLIISAYTIKENSLFNLKILLKPKEFENELRIGIQKNEDILKSILNKGIYSITQDDKNKIINKWVVVKYEEKINYTYLWISIAFMLVISVFFLYRQYILKHNNNYLKNEVTKRTAQLENSNLILKEKKDELYELNKNLKIKIEEEVEKNKLIQERLYRSDKLASMGEMIGNIAHQWRQPLSIISTIATAIKIQKEMNLLEDKELIENMEIVNKNAQYLSKTIDDFKNFIRTDKTIENYNLTNSIDHFIHIIEPSLKSHNIDLILNLDDNIVINGSSNELTQCLINLFNNSKDALVDSNPDRSLFFIETKLVNNIIYIFVKDNAGGIPADIISKIYEPYFTTKHKSQGTGLGLSMTYKLITEGINGKIEVSNKEFTYENKIYIGAEFVISIEK; encoded by the coding sequence ATGAAAAATATTCTAAAAATTATAATTATATTATTTGTATTGATAACAAACTTAACATTTGCAAACGAAAAATCAATAACAAAACCTTTAGAAAAAGATATTTTACGTTTAGAATGGAAACATCAATTTGAATTTGCAGGATTTTATGCAGCACTTGAAAAAGGCTACTACAAAGATATTGGCATTGATCTTGAGATAAAAGAGTTCGAAGAAGGTATTAATATAAGTGAAGAAGTTTTAAGTGGGAAAGCAACTTTTGGAATATCTTCATCAGCATTAATCCTAGAGAGACTAAAAAATAAACCAGTTGTTTTAATTGGTTCATATTTTAAACAAAATGCTTTAGCACTAGTAACAAAACCTGAAATAAAAACTCCTTCTGATTTAAAAAATAAAAAGATTTTGGCTGTAGATTGGGAGATGGGCCATACAAGCTTGGGAGTTATGCTAAAGGATTATGGAATAAATGAAAATGATTATACCTTAGTAAAACATGATTTTAAAGTAGATAAGTTCCTAAATGGTGAAGTTGATGCTATGAGTATTTTTACAACATCTCAACCTTTTGAACTTGATAAATTAGGAATAAAATACAATATATTAAACCCTGCTAACTTTGGAATTTACTCTTATGATGTTGAATTATTTACAAGTGAATTTGTAATAAATAAGGATTTAGAAAAAGTAAAAGATTTCGTTAATGCAACAAATAAAGGTTGGGCTTATGCATTTGAGAATAAAGAAGAGATCATTGATTTAATTTATGATAAATACACAAAAAGAAAAACAAAAGAGGCTTTGTTATACGAAGCAAATAAAACTGAAGAAATATTTAAAACAAATGTATTTAAAATAGGAGCTATTGTTCCTGAATTAATAAAATTAAATGCAGATATGTATGCAAATCTTAATTTAGTAGATAAAAATTTTAATATAAATACTATATTAAAAAACTATTATATAACGCAAGATAAACTTCCTATAATTAATTTCACAGAAGAAGAAAAAGCTTTTTTGAGAAAAAAACCAATTATAAAAGTACATAATGAATTAAATTGGCCACCTTATAACTACTCTATAAATAATAAAGCAGAAGGATTTTCTATTGATTATATGAATTTATTAGCTTCAAAAATTGGATTAGAAGTTCAATACATATCTGGCTTTTCATGGAATGAATATATAGAAAAATTAGAAAAAAATGAAATAGATATTATGTTAAATATTTCAAAAACTCCAAGTAGAGAAGAAAAATTTCAATTTACATCTGCATATACAAAAAATATAGATGCTATTTTTGTAAAGAAAGATAATAATAATTTAAAAAGTTTAAATGACTTTAAAGGAAAAACACTAGCAGTTATAGATGGATTTTATGAAGAAGATGTTCTAAAAAAACATTATCCAGATATAAAACTTTTAGTAGTTAAAGATTCTCTTGAAGGTTTAAAAAAAGTAGCTTTTGGACAAGCAGATGGAGCATTTGATAATTTTGTAGTTGGTAATTATTTTATCGAAAAAAATTTTATTACAAATATAAAACCTGCATTTGAAATAAAAAATTCTAACTTTAATTTAGATATGCATATTGCTGTTAACAAAAATAATACTGTATTAAAGAATATATTAGAAAAAGTTAAAAAAGAAATAACTCAAGAAGAATTAAACTTAATAAATGAAAAAATCTTTACTGCTAATAAAATTTCTAAAAATACAATTGCATTAACAAAGGAGGAACAATTATATCTTGATAAAAAACAAATTATTACAATGTGTATTGATCCAAATAGAGAGCCTTTTGAAAAACTTGATGTTAACAATAATCATATTGGTATTGCAGGTGATTATATTAAACTTTTAACAGATAGACTTGGTATTCAAATAAAAATTATTCCGACAAAAAATACAGAAGAAAGTACAGCTTTTTCAAAAAATAAAAAATGTGATTTATTAAATTTTATAAATCAAACTTCTTCAAGAGATCAATGGCTTGATTTCACAGATACCATATTTATTGATGAAAATGTAATTATTGGAAGAATAGAAATGCCAGAAATCAAAGATTTATCAAAAATCAATGCAACTATTGCTATTCCAAAAGGAACAGCAATGTATGAAAAGATTGAAAAAGAATTTCCTAACTTGATAATAGTTCCTGTAAATTCACAAAAAGAAGCCTTTGATTATGTTGAACAAAAAAAAGCTGATTTAACTATACATTCTTTAATAATTTCAGCATATACAATCAAAGAAAATAGTCTTTTTAATTTAAAAATTTTATTAAAACCTAAAGAGTTTGAAAATGAATTAAGAATTGGTATACAAAAAAATGAAGATATTTTAAAATCAATTTTAAATAAAGGCATATACTCAATAACACAAGATGATAAAAATAAAATCATTAATAAATGGGTTGTAGTTAAATACGAAGAAAAAATAAATTATACTTATTTATGGATATCTATTGCTTTTATGTTAGTAATATCCGTATTCTTTTTATATAGACAATATATCTTAAAACATAATAATAACTATTTAAAAAATGAAGTAACAAAAAGAACTGCTCAATTAGAAAATTCTAATTTAATTTTAAAAGAAAAAAAAGATGAACTCTATGAATTAAACAAAAATCTTAAAATAAAAATAGAAGAAGAAGTAGAAAAAAATAAATTAATTCAAGAAAGATTATACAGATCTGATAAATTAGCTTCAATGGGTGAGATGATAGGTAATATAGCTCATCAATGGAGACAGCCATTATCAATTATATCAACAATTGCAACAGCCATAAAAATACAAAAAGAGATGAATCTTTTAGAAGATAAAGAATTGATAGAAAATATGGAAATAGTAAATAAAAATGCACAATATCTATCAAAAACAATAGATGATTTTAAAAATTTCATTAGAACTGATAAAACAATAGAAAATTATAATTTAACTAATTCAATAGATCATTTTATTCATATTATTGAACCTTCTTTAAAAAGTCATAATATTGATTTAATATTAAACTTAGATGATAATATTGTCATTAATGGAAGTTCAAATGAACTAACACAATGCTTAATTAATTTATTCAATAATTCAAAAGATGCACTTGTAGATTCAAACCCTGATCGTTCTTTATTTTTTATTGAAACAAAATTAGTAAATAATATAATTTATATATTTGTAAAAGATAATGCAGGAGGAATTCCAGCTGATATTATTTCAAAGATATATGAACCATACTTCACTACTAAACATAAATCACAAGGTACTGGTCTTGGATTAAGTATGACATATAAACTTATAACTGAAGGAATAAATGGTAAGATAGAAGTTTCTAATAAAGAGTTCACATATGAAAATAAAATATATATAGGTGCTGAATTTGTTATAAGTATAGAAAAATAA
- a CDS encoding cache domain-containing protein, whose product MNLITEKNLSKTIIFTFIIIMTSMIFAISYFYVKNTYDDFEQEMDKFVNEYYLDKKKTLKKEINTVIDILNYNIAKSNLDDEQLKIDAVRLLNNITFEENKSNYFFVYEVENIQGGDNFARLMVNPNRPDLVGTLISTNLEDTNGKKFREDFLKDIRMYKESFTQYTYKKPYSDEVKQKLSYFKYFEQWNWIIAVGVYTDDIESEIAIKKRDLEIKIKNQVVQNLVLFVMFLSIAILISIIISQKIDEVLKSYENKVKSNAKELEELNESLEIKVQKEIEKNREKEQLLVQKSKFIALGEMISNIAHQWRQPLSELSSILMYIKFKQSIKALDENTMNQKLQEADKVLDFMSHTIDDFRNFFMPKKEKEEFHLYCVVDIVINIVSSTLKNYNIKLEIDIDRNIVLKTYVNEYEQVLLNIINNAKDVLIEKNTESPYIKIKAQEESTLVILTIEDNGGGVLVEPKGKIFEPYFTTKENSNGTGIGLYMSKIIVDKNMKGKLRVKNTKEGAKFAIIIPKNIEENTKINYEFI is encoded by the coding sequence TTGAATTTAATAACAGAAAAAAATTTATCAAAAACAATAATTTTTACTTTTATAATAATAATGACCTCAATGATATTTGCGATATCTTATTTTTATGTAAAAAATACTTATGATGATTTTGAGCAAGAAATGGATAAGTTTGTAAATGAGTATTATCTAGATAAAAAAAAGACTTTAAAAAAAGAGATAAATACTGTAATTGATATTTTAAATTATAATATAGCAAAATCAAATTTAGATGATGAACAGTTAAAAATTGATGCGGTTAGATTATTAAATAATATTACATTTGAAGAAAATAAAAGTAACTATTTTTTTGTATATGAAGTTGAAAATATTCAAGGTGGAGATAACTTTGCTAGATTAATGGTAAACCCAAATAGACCTGATTTAGTAGGAACTTTGATTTCTACTAATTTAGAAGATACTAATGGAAAGAAATTCAGAGAAGATTTTTTAAAAGATATAAGAATGTATAAAGAATCTTTTACTCAGTATACTTATAAAAAACCTTATTCAGATGAAGTAAAACAAAAGCTTTCTTATTTTAAATACTTTGAGCAATGGAATTGGATTATAGCTGTTGGAGTTTATACCGATGATATTGAAAGTGAAATAGCTATAAAAAAAAGAGATTTAGAGATAAAGATTAAAAATCAAGTTGTTCAAAATCTAGTTTTATTTGTAATGTTTTTATCAATTGCAATTTTAATATCAATAATAATTTCTCAAAAAATTGATGAGGTATTAAAAAGTTATGAAAATAAAGTTAAATCCAACGCTAAAGAGTTAGAAGAATTAAATGAATCATTAGAGATAAAAGTACAAAAAGAGATTGAAAAAAATAGGGAAAAAGAACAACTTCTTGTACAAAAATCAAAATTTATTGCCCTTGGTGAAATGATATCAAATATAGCTCACCAATGGAGACAGCCTTTAAGTGAATTGTCCTCTATACTTATGTATATAAAATTTAAACAAAGTATTAAAGCATTAGATGAAAATACCATGAATCAAAAACTTCAAGAAGCGGATAAGGTTTTAGATTTTATGTCTCATACTATTGATGATTTTAGAAATTTCTTTATGCCTAAAAAAGAAAAAGAGGAATTTCATTTATACTGTGTTGTTGATATAGTAATAAATATTGTTTCTAGTACTTTAAAAAACTATAATATAAAACTTGAAATTGATATTGATAGAAATATAGTTTTAAAAACATATGTAAATGAGTATGAGCAGGTTTTATTAAATATAATAAACAATGCTAAAGATGTTTTAATAGAAAAGAATACTGAATCTCCATATATTAAAATAAAAGCGCAAGAAGAATCTACTCTTGTGATTTTAACAATTGAAGATAATGGTGGTGGAGTTTTAGTTGAGCCAAAAGGAAAAATTTTTGAACCATATTTTACTACAAAAGAAAATAGTAATGGAACAGGAATAGGGCTTTATATGTCAAAGATTATTGTTGATAAAAATATGAAAGGTAAATTAAGAGTGAAAAATACAAAAGAGGGTGCGAAGTTTGCTATTATTATTCCTAAAAATATAGAAGAGAATACAAAGATTAATTATGAGTTTATTTAA
- a CDS encoding EI24 domain-containing protein — protein MNEIEIIIKSIRDFFTSSMLKIALIPLIVTMVILYMLFFAAADFGITSLQEIAAASQNGEEVVIDENAPFYFVWATYFIVFLFKYSFTSWIAGFLLYTIGTVIVLQASVILSIVVIGFLTPMILDILHKRYYSHLTLHGHGSLLSPLWVMAKSGLVMIVLFIVLIPVYFVPVLNIIAFALPLYYFFHKLLNFDVSSTILSKEEYKEIYAKEGNSFRLRTLFLYFISMFPFATLFTAVYYIIYLGHAYFIKLDEISKLDVKKEYKKEEEILLIEEK, from the coding sequence ATGAATGAAATAGAAATTATAATAAAAAGTATAAGAGACTTTTTTACAAGTTCTATGCTAAAAATTGCATTAATTCCCTTGATTGTAACTATGGTTATATTATATATGCTATTTTTTGCGGCAGCTGATTTTGGTATAACTTCACTTCAAGAAATTGCAGCAGCTTCTCAAAATGGAGAAGAAGTAGTAATTGATGAAAATGCACCTTTTTATTTTGTATGGGCAACTTACTTTATAGTATTTTTATTTAAGTACTCTTTTACATCATGGATTGCAGGATTCTTACTTTATACTATAGGTACGGTAATAGTTCTTCAAGCATCGGTAATTTTATCAATAGTTGTAATTGGATTTTTAACTCCTATGATTTTAGATATTTTACATAAAAGATATTATTCTCATTTAACTTTACATGGACATGGTAGTTTATTGTCACCATTGTGGGTAATGGCTAAAAGTGGTCTTGTAATGATAGTTTTATTTATCGTTTTAATACCTGTTTATTTTGTACCTGTATTAAATATAATTGCATTTGCATTGCCCTTGTATTATTTCTTTCATAAGCTATTAAATTTTGATGTTAGCTCAACAATATTAAGTAAAGAAGAGTATAAAGAGATATATGCAAAAGAGGGTAATAGTTTTAGATTAAGAACACTGTTTTTATATTTTATTTCAATGTTTCCCTTTGCTACACTTTTTACTGCTGTTTATTATATTATTTATTTAGGTCATGCTTATTTTATAAAACTTGATGAAATAAGTAAATTAGATGTAAAAAAAGAGTATAAAAAAGAAGAAGAGATACTTTTAATTGAAGAGAAGTAA